The following nucleotide sequence is from Nocardioides eburneiflavus.
CCGAGCAGCTGCTCAGCATGGCCAAGGACGTCGAGACCAAGGAGCAGATCGCCTCCACCGCGTCGATCTCCGCCGCTGACACCACCGTCGGCGAGATCATCGCCGAGGCGATGGACAAGGTCGGCAAGGAAGGCGTCATCACCGTCGAGGAGTCCAACACCTTCGGGCTGGACCTCGAGCTGACCGAGGGCATGCGGTTCGACAAGGGCTACATCTCGGCCTACTTCGCCACCGACCTCGAGCGCATGGAGGCCGTGCTGGAGGACCCCTACGTCCTCATCGCCAACTCCAAGGTGTCGACGGTCAAGGACCTGCTGCCGCTGCTGGAGAAGGTCATGCAGTCCGGCAAGCCGCTGCTGATCATCGCCGAGGACGTCGACGGCGAGGCGTTGTCGACCCTGGTCGTCAACAAGATCAAGGGCACCTTCCGCTCCGTGGCCGTCAAGGCCCCGGGCTTCGGTGACCGCCGCAAGGCCATGCTGCAGGACATCGCGATCCTCACCGGTGGCCAGGTGATCTCCGAGGAGGTCGGCCTCAAGCTCGACACCGCCGGTCTCGAGCTGCTCGGCCAGGCGCGCAAGGTCGTCATCACCAAGGACGAGACCACCATCGTCGAGGGTGCCGGCGACCAGGGCCAGATCGAGGGCCGGGTCAACCAGATCCGCGCCGAGATCGAGAAGTCGGACTCCGACTACGACCGCGAGAAGCTCCAGGAGCGCCTCGCCAAGCTGGCCGGCGGCGTGGCCGTCATCAAGGTCGGCGCGGCCACCGAGGTCGAGCTCAAGGAGCGCAAGCACCGCATCGAGGACGCCGTCCGCAACGCCAAGGCAGCGGTCGAGGAGGGCATCGTCGCCGGCGGTGGCGTGGCGCTCGTCCAGGCTGCGGCCACCGCGTTCGACAAGCTGGACCTGGTTGGCGACGAGGCCACCGGCGCCAACATCGTGCGCGTCGCCACCTCGGCCCCGCTCAAGCAGATCGCCATCAACGCCGGCCTCGAGGGCGGCGTCGTGTCGGAGAAGGTCGCCAACCTGGAGCCGGGCCACGGCCTCGACGCCGCGACCGGTGAGTACGTCGACATGATCGCCGAGGGCATCATCGACCCGGCGAAGGTCACCCGCTCGGCGCTGCAGAACGCTGCGTCGATCGCCGCGCTGTTCCTCACCACCGAGGCCGTCGTGGCCGACAAGCCCGAGAAGGCGCCGGCCATGCCCGGCGGCGACATGGGCGGCATGGGCGGCATGGACTTCTGATCGGCCAGCCGGGCGCGCTTGCGCGACCGGATCGTCCACGCCCCACACAGCACCACCAGCAGGGTCCCCGCTCCGGCGGGGGCCCTGCTGCCATGTCGGGGCGATGGGGGAGGCGTACGGTCCGGGCCGCCGCGCGTGCGGCGGGTCTGGTCCCTGGATCGCGCGTACGAGGGCCACGACCGCCGCACGTGCGCGCGTCGCGCCCGCGGACCCACTGGTAGGAATGCCGCATGCGCCTTCCCGTTCCCGGCCCCCGTGACGTGCTGTCCGCCCTCGAGCGAGGCGGTGACCAGGTCGAGGCCCTGCTCGGTGCGGTCCCGCGGGCACTGGCGCTGCTCGACGACGCCGAGCGGCTCCTCGTCCGTGCCTCGGCCGCGATCGAGCGGGTCCGCGAGGTCACCGAGGCGGCCAACGTCGTCGTCGTACGGGCCGGCGGCGTCGTGGACGACGCAGGCGTCCAGATTGGTCGCGTCACCCACCTGGTCGACGAGCTCGAGCCGTCCCTGCTCCGGCTGCAGCCGACGCTCGAGACCCTGGCCGACACGACGCACCCCGACGAGGTGAAGGCGCTCGTCCGGCTCGTCGACCACCTGCCCGAGCTGACCGCGCGGGTGGAGGGCGACGTGATCCCCGTGCTCACGACGCTTGGCACGGTGGCGCCCGACATGCACGACCTCCTGACCGTGGCGCGCGAGCTCAACGACATGCTCGCCAAGATCCCGGGGATGGGGCGCATCAAGCGCCGCGTCGACGAGGAGGAGGGCGAGGACCTCACCGAGGAGACGGTGAAGTGAGGGGGGTCGAGCAGCGGAACCCGCCCAGTGCCCCACCCGTCCCACTGATGGACGACCCGGGCACCACCTGCCCGACGCACGCCGACTGACGAAGGGACGCCAGCCATGAGCCGACACGAGAGCCGATTCCGCACCTCCCGCCTGCTCCCGGGCCTCGCAGCAGTCGTCGCCCTCGCGGTCTCCGGCTGTGGATCGGCCGAGGACACGGCGATGCCCGCCGACCCTGCCGCCAGCGACACCTCGAGCCCGTCGGGCGACGAGACCCTCGCCCTGACCGCCGACGGGTCGGCGACCGCCAAGTGCGCGATGCCGTCCGCGGAGATCCTCGCCACCTTCGACACCGCCTTCGAGGGCACGGTGACGTCGATCGACGACGGCACCGTCACCCTCGAGGTCGATCGCTGGTACGCCGGCGACGAGGCCTCGACGGTGACCGTCGAGGCGCCGAGCAAGGCCCTCGAGGACCTCCTGATGGCCGTCGACTTCCAGGAGGGCCGGACCTACCTGGTCAGCGCCGACGACGAACGCGTCACCCTGTGCGGGTTCACCGCCGAGACGTCGCCCGAGCTCGAGGCGCTGTACGCGGAGGCGTACGAGCAGTGACCTCCGTCGTCGGCCTCCTCCTGGCCGCGGGCGCGGGCGAGAGGTTCGGCGGCCCCAAGGCCCTGGCGCGCGATGCCGACGGGACCTCGTGGCTGCTGCGGTCGGTGCACGCCCTGCGACCGTGCGCGGAGATCGTGGTGGTGCTGGGCGCCGAGGCCGCCCGGGCGTCCGCGCTGCTGCCGATGTCGGTCTCGCGCATTCGCTGCGACGACTGGGCCGAGGGGATGGGTGCCTCGCTGCGCTCGGGGCTCGAGGCGATCGCGTACACGGACCACGACGCCGTGCTCGTCTCCCTGGTCGACCTCCCCGACGTCGGCGGTGCCGTCGTGGCCCGGGTGCTCGACGCGGACCACGGACGGGCGACCCTCGCGCGGGCGGCGTACGACGGGGTGCCGGGGCACCCCGTGCTCCTCGGGCGCGACCACTGGGCGGGTGTCGTCGAGACCGCGACCGGTGACCGCGGAGCCCGTGACTACCTCGCCACCCACGACGTCGAGCTGGTCGAGTGCGGTGACCTCGCGACCGGAGCCGACATCGACCACCGGTGACCGCCTGGGTCGAGGTGGCCGGTCCAACGTGCGACCAACGTGCCGGGTCGTAGCCTGACGACATGCAAGGCATGGACTCCGCCGCAGACGTGGCCACCCGGCTGGGGGCGACCGGTTACCTCGCCGACGACGAGCTGGCCACGGTCGTGTTCCTGGCGTCGCGGATGCAGCGCCCGCTGCTCCTCGAGGGCGAGCCCGGCACCGGCAAGACCGCGCTGGCCGAGGCGCTGGCGCAGAGCCTCGACCTGCCGCTCGTACGGCTCCAGTGCTACGAGGGGATCGATGCCAGCCAGGCGCTCTACGACTGGGACTTCCCTCGCCAGATCCTGCACCTCAGGGCGCTCGAGGCGGCCGGGGAGGTCGACTCCGACGAGGCCGAGAAGAGCCTGTACGACGAGCGCTTCCTGCTCTCGCGCCCGGTCCTCGCCGCGCTGCGGCAGGCACCGGCCGTGCTGCTGGTCGACGAGGTCGACCGCGCCGACGACGAGTTCGAGGCGTTCCTGCTGGAGGTGTTGTCGACCTGGCAGGTGACGATCCCTGAGTTCGGCACGGTCACCGCGCCGGAGCCGCCGCTGGTCGTGCTCACCTCCAACCGCACGCGCGAGCTGCACGACGCGCTCAAGCGCCGCTGCCTCTACCACTGGATCGACCACCCCGGGCTCGAGCGCGAGGTGGAGATCGTCCGCTCGCGCGCCCCCGAGGTGAGCGAGGCGCTGGCGCGTCAGGTGGTCGGGCTGGTCCAGCAGCTGCGCCAGCGCGACGACCTGCTCAAGCCGCCCGGCGTCGCCGAGACCCTCGACTGGGCGCGGGCGCTCACCTACCTCGGGACCGCCGAGCTCGACCTGGCGTCGGCCGCGGCCACCCTCGGCGCGCTCCTGAAGTACCGCGAGGACGCCGACCGGGTGAAGGCCGCCCTGGACAGGATGCTGTCGAGATGAACGCCGTGCTCCACGAGGCCGACGAGGTGCTGCTCGGCTTCACCCGCGCGCTGCGCGCCGCCGGCGTACCGGTCACCCAGGACCGCGCCCACGGGTTCCTGGCCGCGGTCGCGGCCGTCGGCGCCGATGACCGCCAGGCCACCTACTGGGCCGGCCGCGCGACCCTGTGCGGCTCGCCGGACGACCTGGCCCGCCACGACGAGGTCTTCGCAGCCTGGTTCGACCCGCGCGACGGCCTCCCGCGGGCGCGGCCGCGCGAGGCGTCGAGGCCCTCCACCGCCCAGCTGCTGCCCGACGCCGAGGGCGCAGGTGGCGGCGACGAGGCGGGCGAGGAGGACCTCGTCCGAGCGAGGGCCTCGGAGGCGGAGGTGCTCAAGCACCGCGACGTGGCGACGTTGGACGCCGCGGAGAAACGGCGCCTGGCCTCGATGTTCGTCCGGCTGTCGCTGCGCCCGCCCGCGCGGCGTACGGCTCGGCACCAGCGCTGGCACCGCGGCGAGCTCGACGCCTCGCGGACCCTGCGGAACTCGCTGCGCCACCTCGGCGAGCCCGGCGAGATCGCGTGGCGCCGGCGCGGCACCCGGCCGCGGCGGGTGGTGCTGCTGGTCGACGTCAGCGGGTCGATGAGCCCGTACGCCGACGCGCTGCTGCGGCTCGCCCACCGGCTCACCCAGTCGGCGCGCTCGGTGGGCGGCGGCGTCGAGACCTTCACCGTCGGCACCCGTCTGACGCACGTCACGCGCGCCCTGCGCTCGCCGGACGCGGACCGCGCGATCGTCGCCGCCGGCGAGGTCGTGCCCGACTGGTCGGGCGGCACGCGGCTGGGCGAGACGCTGCGGGTGTTCCTCGACCGGTGGGGCCAGCGCGGGATGGCCCGCGGCGCGGTCGTGGTGGTCTTCAGCGACGGCTGGGAGCGCGGGGACGCAGAGCTCCTCGGCGAGCAGATGGCCCGCCTCAAGCGGGTCGCGCACCGGGTGGTGTGGGTCAACCCGCACCGCGGCAAGGCGGGGTACGAGCCGCTCCAGGGAGGTGTGGTGGCCGCGCTCCCGCACTGCGACGACTTCCTCGCCGGCCACTCGCTGGCGACCTTCGCCGACCTGACCGAGGTGATCTCCCGTGCGTGACGTGTTGCCCGAGCTGATGCAGTGGTGGGAGGCCGGCGAGACCATCGGCGTCGGGACCGTGGTCGCGACCTTCCGCTCCGCGCCCCGCCCGGCCGGCGCCTCGATGCTGGTCGGGCCCGACGAGACGGCCGTGGGATCGGTGTCGGGCGGCTGCGTCGAGGGCGCCGTCTACGAGCTGGCGCAGTCGGTCGTGGCCTCGGGGGAGCCGGTGCTCGAGCGCTACGGGGTCTCCGACGACGACGCCTTCGCGGTCGGCCTCACCTGCGGCGGCATCCTCGACGTCTTCGTCGAGCAGGTCTCGCGCGAGACCTTCCCGCAGCTGGGCGAGGTGGCCGCCGACATCGAGGCAGGACGCCCGGTCGCCCTGGCCACCGTCATCGAGCACCCGGACCCCGCGTGGCTCGGCCGCCGGATGGTGATCCGCCCCGACGTCGCCGCCGACGGCAGCCTCGGCTCGCCGCGCGCCGACGCCGCCGTCCACGACGACGCCCTCGGCCTGCTGGCCGCCGGCACCAACGCCACCCTGACGTACGGCCCGGACGGCGAGCGTCGCGGCGAGGGCATGCGGGTGTTCGTGTGGGGCTTCGCCCCCAAGCCGCGGATGCTGGTGTTCGGCGCCATCGACTTCGCCGCCGCTGTGGCCAAGGTGGGCTCGTTCCTCGGCTACCACGTGACGGTGTGCGACGCGCGCCCCGTCTTCGCGACCAATTCGCGATTCCCGGGCGCCGACGAGGTGGTCGTCGACTGGCCGCACCGCTACCTGCAGGCCGAGCTCGACGCCGGCCGCATCGACCGGCGCACCGTGCTCGCGGTGCTGACCCACGACCCCAAGTTCGACGTGCCGCTGCTCGAGGTCGCGCTGCGCCTCGACGACGACGTACGCCCGGGCTACATCGGCGCGATGGGGTCGCGCCGCACCCACGACGAGCGGTTGGCCCGGCTGGTCGAGGCGGGTCTCGGAGAGGACGAGCTGTCCCTGCTGTCCTCGCCCATCGGGCTCGACCTCGGCGCCCGTACGCCCGAGGAGACGGCCGTGTCGATCGCGGCCGAGATCGTCGCCCGGCAGTGGGGCGGCTCCGGCGAGCGGCTGGCCACGACGCGGGGCCGGATCCACCACGACGACTGACCGAGCCGGCCCGCGTCGGCCCGAATTGGCCCGTACGGGCGGGTCCACCTATGGTCTTCGGGATGTTTTTTCCCGCCGCGCCGCCCCGTGACCGTGCCCGATCGACCGCTCTGCTCGTAGCCATCGTCCTGCTGCTCGCGGTCCTGACCCCCAGCGCCTCGGCAGCGGAAGCCCGCGAGGAGGGCCGGTCCCAGGCCGGGTCAGCAGGGCCTGCCGGCCGCTTCAGCGTGGCGACCCTCAACCTGCGCAAGGGGATGCGGGTCGCGGGCATGCGGCACGACATCGGGCGGGTCCTCGACGGCGGCGCCTCGGTCATCGGCTTCCAGGAGCGCCTCTTCAGCCGGCCCGCCCTGCGCGCGTCGCTCCCGAAGTCGTGGACCCTGCTGATGCCGAGCGGTCCGACCGGCACGGACGACAACCCGATCGCCTTCGACAAGGACGTCTGGAAGCTCGAGAAGACCTGGTCCGCCCTGCTCACCGGCAAGACCTGGCGACGCCAGACCGGCCGGGTCGCGCACGACCAGTACGGCGTGGTGGCGGTGCTCCGTCACCGCGCCAGCGGCCACGTCGTCCGGGCCGTGAGCTTCCACCTGCCCAACCACCTCCACAACCGGCGTACAGGCGGGCCCAACTACGCCAACCGCGGTGGTGTCGAGGCGATGTGGCGGATGGCGTACCGGGTGCGCGCTCTCAAGGAGAACGCGCCCGAGGAGCACCAGTTCGTCGCGATGTGCGACTGCAACGTCACCGAGAACCGGGACACGACCGACCACCTGGTGAAGGGGCGAATCACCAGGCCGTTGCGCCTGGAGACCAACTACAGCGGCCGCAAGGGTGGGTCGGGGATCGACTACGTGATGGGCGAGCGCGCCTCGGCCTTCCGCATCGACTCCTTCAGGTCCTACCGCCACCTGGTCACCGACCACCCCGGCATCGTCGCCACCTTCACGCGCAAGCGCTGAGCAGCGGTCGGGCCGGCGGTGGGGGCGTCAGTGAAGCGGCCGCCCGCATCGGTGGCCATACTCGCGACGTGCACATCACGTGGCGAGCCCTCGTCCTCCTTGTGGCGATCACTTCGGGCATGCTCGCACTCAGCGGCTGCGAGCAGGTCGACCCTTCGGCCGCCTCCGGTGCGAAGCCCGCTCCATCCTCGGCGACCACACAGTCCGAGTCGGCCGGTGCCACCGCCACCGCAGTCCCCGCCAACCTCCTGCATGTCTGCGACCACGTGCAGGACGCCTTCCGGTCGGGCAGCCTCGACGACGCCGCGCAGAACCGCGCACTCGCCTCGGAGCTGCAGGGGATGATCGATGTCGCTGACCCTGACGCAGCACAGATGCTTCGCCCGATGGCCGAAGCCGCCGCGGCCATCGGCGCTGACGGCCGGTCGCGCGCGGCGCCACGTCTGCAAAGAGCCCAAGGCAGGGCCTACCGGGCGTTGCGCCGCACCTGCATCAGCGCAGGCTCGCAAGCCTGGAACCAGCACTAGAGGGCATGCAGGGATGCAGGGGTCGCGGCATGCGCGGATGTGCTGATGTGGCTCCCTGCGACGATGTGGAGTGACCAGCAGATTCCCAGACCAAGTCGTGTGGGTCCATGGTGCAGGCGCCCGGTTTGCGAGCGGGTCTTCGTAAAAGAAGAACAAGCGATGGAGTCGATTGGGCGTCATCGGCTCACCGGCCTCCGAACCGAGTACCCCGGGGGGGGGGGGGACCGGCGCCTACGACGATGCGATAGGCGCGGTCTGTTCAGGCCCAGCCGGGACCATCACGGCACCCCTGAGCATGTTGCCCAGTTCTCCCCTGGGTGGACGCGGCACCTGCACGTGTTTGACGGTAGGGAGGACTCGTCCTGAGGTTGGTGAGCGTCCGACATCGGCATGAGCGGACGCAACTCGGTGGGTCTGCAGACCGACGCCGACGTGGCTCAGCGATTGTCCCTGGCACGCCTGCACCCCCGCCGGCGTCAGGTTCGGCGGGGTGCGGGGCTGGGTCATCGTCGGCGTGGTCGCGGGATGCCGGGGCCCGGTGGATCTGGTGGGTCGAGGTCGGTGGTGCCGGTGTGGTCGCGGCGGTAGCGGTGGCCGTGGGGACTCGTCCACGCGAAGACGCCGGGCTCGACCATGGCGTAGCGCCAGGGTGAGTGGGTCTTCAACCGGTGGTGGAACCGGCACAGGCAGGCGAGGTTGCTCGTGGTCGTCGGGCCGGGTTGCGGTCGGCCCTCGGCGTGGGCGTCGTTGTCCCACGGGATGATGTGGTCGACGTCGCAGCGCCGGGCGGGGCGGGAGCAGAACGGGAACACGCAGGTGCGATCCCTCAGGATCACGTGTTCGCGGATCGTTGCCGGGACCTTCCGCGTCTGCGCGGTGAGCGTGGTGTTGAGGTCGATGACGGGCTTGATGGTGACCTCGGTGCGGGTGTCGGCGCACCAGGACTGGACCTGCTCGAGCAGGACCAGGCGTTGACCGTTCTCCATCCGGCCGGTGGGACCGAAGACCGTGGTGTCGCCGGAGAAGGAGGCGTCGACGTGGGCGTGGATCACGACCGCGCGGGCGGCGGGCAGGTGCGTCTCGTCGGCGTCGTCGCCGCCAGCGCCGGTGTCCTCCAGGTCGGCGCCGCCGCCGGCGAGATCCAGAGCAGTCTGGGTCCTGGCGAGGTCCCCGAGGGCCTTGGCTCGTCGGGCGTCGAGTGGCAGCAGGGATCCGAGGGCCTGCTGGGTGGCGGCGTGGTGGGCGAGGGCGCGGTCGAGGTCGAGGGCGTCGGCGATGTCGACCTCGGCCTCGATCCGCAGGGTGCCGGCGTAGTGCACGTCGTCGGTGTCCACGGTGACGTGGCGCGGGTCGACGTGCAGGTAGCCGTCCTCGGGGTCCGCAGCGGGGTCGGCGGTGGCGAGGTCGTAGCGCCTGATGGTCTCCGCGACGAGGCGGTCGAGCTGCGCGGTGCGGATGCGTCCGGCGACGGCGGCGACCTGTGCGTCGACGAACCCGGCCGCCTCACGAGTCAATGCGGGTGAGGAGTGGATGGTGGTGTCCGCGACCGCCCGGGCCCGCCACGCGGGCACCTGCCCGGCGTGGACCTGTGCCCAGAGCCGGGGGAGGCGGTGGCGCAGCTCGAGGGCGTGGCCGATGAGCTTCTTCGCCGCGGTGGTGGTGATCCCGAGGACGGTGCCGAGCTCGGCGCAACAGAACTCCGCCACCAGCGGGGCACCCTCGCCGGCGATGGGTTCCTCGTGCTGCGACCCGGGCACCGTGAACGACGCCGCGGAGTGGATCGACTCCGGCGGGTGCAGGTCGGCCCACCTGGCGGCGAGGACCAGCTGGTCGGCTGCGGCCCGGTCCTCGGCGGCCTTGCGGTCACGGATCGCGGACAGCAACTCGGCGGGTGAGAGGTCGTCCGCGACCCCTCGCGCCCCGGCTGCCAGTGTCTCGATCATGCGTTTGATTGTAGTCGTGGGGTCCGACAACGGCCCTCGCGCGGACGAAGGCCAGCAGGGTCTCGTGACGGGACTTCGTCCCTCCTCGACCAGCGGGGGACGGGTGTGGTTTCGAGGCTCGCTGCGCTCGCACCTCGACCACCGAACAGCTGCGCTCGCACCTCGACCGCCGAAGGTGATGGGGCGCCTCGCCAGTCACTCGGCCTCCGACGGGGAGCGACTTCCCACCCGCGACCGGCAGGCAGTGTCGTGACGATACCCGTGACCGACCTCCTGGCACACTGCCTGTCGCCGTCATCACACTCGGGCTAGGTTTGCGGTGACCGACCAGGAGCCGTCATGACCAGCGAGGACCTGCACGCCCGCCGCGTGAGTGCCGTGCGCGCCTGGACACGCTTCGTGTCCGAGGGCGAGGAGCAGGCCGAGGCCGTCCGTCCCGAGATCCTGCGCAGCTGGCAGCTCTCCGGCGTCGTGTCGCCGACGGTGACCGAGGCGCCCCTGGACGACGAGGCGGACACGGCCGACTTCTGGAAGCAGTCGCCGCTCCAGACCGCGGTCGAGCGCGTGCAGGACGAGCTGCGGCGCACGGCCGAGGACGGCGACCTGGTCATCGCGGTGACCGACGACCAGACCCGGATCCTGTGGACCTACGGGGGCCGGGTGATGCGCCGCAAGGCCGAGACGGTCAACTTCGTGCCCGGCGGCCGCTGGGACGAGCGCAGCGTCGGCACCAACGCGCTGGCGATCGCCGGCCGGACCGCGCGGCCGTCGATGGTCTTCAGTGCCGAGCACTACGCCGAGGTCGTGCACAACTGGGTGTGCTGGGCGGCCCCCGTGTTCGACCCGGTCACCGGGCGCTCGCTCGGGGTCATCGACCTGTCGACCACGTGGGACCGCACGCACCCGATCGGGCTCGCGACCGCACGCGTGATGGCCCGGCTGATCGAGGCCGCCCTGCCGTCCGACCGGCGTACGACCCTCGCCGGCGACGCCGGCCCCGCCGACCCCGGACTCACCCTCACCCTGCTCGGCACCGCCGAGGTGTGGCTCGACGGGCAGCGCCTCCTGCTCAACCGTCGCCAGACCGAGATCCTCGCGTTGCTGGCGATGCATCCCGCAGGCCTGTCGGTCGAGCACCTGCACTCCCTGCTCTACGGCGACTCGTCGGTGACGACCTCGACCCTCAAGGCGGAGGTCTCGCACCTGCGGTCCGCCCTGGCGGGTCAGCTGTCCTCACGCCCCTACCGCCTCACGATGCCGGTTGCCACCGACGTCGAGGAGGTCCAGCGGCTGCTGCGTCGCGGCGACGTGCGCGCGGCCGTGCGGGCGTACGGCGGGGACCTGCTGCCCGGCACCGACTCGCCCGCGCTGGTGCAGATGGGGGACTACCTCGCGGTGAGCGTCCGCGAGGCCCTGCTCGCCAACCCCGACGCCGACGCGGTCCTGCGCTACAGCGAGCTCGCGCCCTACGACACCGCCGTGGTCGAGGCATGCCTCGCGACCCTGCCGGTCCACCACCCGGTCGCGCCGCTGCTCAAGGGCAAGCTGGCCGCCTCCGACGGATGACCGACCTGCGGAGCACGATCGCGTTCGTCGCTGCGCTCGCGACCGCGCTCGCGCTGGCGGCGTGCAGCCGCGGTCCGGACGGACCGGCTCCCGACCCCGTGACCGCGTCCAGCGAGGCCCCTGACGCCGGCCCCTGGCAGACGGTCGTCGACGAGGAGACGGGGATCCGGTTCGACTTCCCCGTGGCGGCGACGCCGGTCGAGGAGGAGCAGGTCGTGGCCGGACGCCGCTTCCCGACCTACACCTACGCGCACCAGACCGGCGGCACCGAGCTGGTCGTGGTGCTCGAGGACGTCGGGCTGCGGCTCCGGCTGGTCCCCAAGGACATGGTCCGCATGATCACGGGCACGCTCGAGGGCGCAGGCGACGAGAGCATCCGGTGCGGACGGGTGCGCGGCGGCGCGCGGCGACTGCGTACGACGTGCCGGTCGGTGGACGAGTCGGGCAACGAGCGGATCTGCATGGGCATCGCGCTGGCCTTCCGCGAGGTGGTGTCCACCTCGATCGTCGCCCACACCGCCGGCCCCGACGAGGGGGTGCACGCCTACCAGGTCAACGGCGCCGCCAAGAAGATCGCCGACAGCATGCGGGCCGGCGGCGAGGTGGTCTGAGCCGCTCACCCAGCCCCAACCATCTCCCAACCACGGCGACCTAGGTTCGGCACCAGGAGTGACCCACCTCACACTGGAGCGGCCAGATGACGAAGATCGAACTCACCGTCGACGGGGCTGCGGTCTCCGACGACGTCGAGCCCCGGATGCTGCTGGTGCAGTACCTGCGCGAGGAGCTCGGCAAGACCGGAACCGTGATCGGGTGCGACACCTCGAACTGCGGCGCCTGCACCGTCCACCTCGACGGCACGAGCGTGAAGTCCTGCAACGTGCTCGCCGTCCAGGCCAACGGGCGCACGGTCACGACGATCGAGGGGCTCGCCGACGCTGCCGAGGGTGAGCTGCACCCCGTCCAGGAGGCGTTCCGCGAGTGCCACGGCCTGCAGTGCGGCTTCTGCACCCCCGGCATGATCATGCAGGCCGTCGACCTGCTCGCCGAGAACCCGGACCCGACCGAGGAGGAGGTGCGGCTCGGCATGGAGGGCAACCTCTGCCGCTGCACCGGCTACCACAACATCGTCAAGAGCGTGCTCCACGCAGCCGAAGGAGCCAAGGCATGACCGCCACCCAGGACCGACCAGCTGCGGAGATCGGCAAGGACCGGCGCCGCAAGGAGGACCAGCGGCTGATCACCGGCCGTACGCGCTGGACCGACAACATCACCCTGCCCGGCATGCTGCACCTGGCGATGGTGCGCAGCCCCTTCGCCCACGCCACCATCACCTCGATCGACGTCGAGGCCGCCAAGGCCTCGCCCAACGTGGTCGCGGTGCTGAGTGGCAAGGACTTCGGCGACGAGCTCGGCGTGTGCATCAACGCCTGGCCGATCACGCCGGACCAGAAGACGCCCGGACACTCGCCGATGCCCGCCGACCGGGTCGCCTTCGCCGGAGAGATCGTCGCCGTGGTGGTCGCGCGCAGCGCGGCCGAGGCCCGCGACGCGGCCGAGCTCGTCGACGTCGAGTACGAGGAGCTGCCCGCCGTCGTCGGCATCAAGAAGGCCCTCGAGGACCAGGTCCTCGCGCACCCCGACCTCGGCACCAACAAGTCGGCGCTGTGGGTCTTCGACTCAGGCGACGCCGGCACCGGCGGCGACGTGGAGGCCGCGATCGAGGAGGCTCGCGCCAACGGCATCGTCATCGAGCGGGAGTACCGCCAGCAGCGGCTCATCCCCGCGTTCATGGAGCCGCGCAGCGTCGTGGTGGACCCCACCGGGGAGCAGATCACCATGTGGTCCGCGACCCAGATCCCGCACATCCTGAGGTTCGCCCTGGCGGCCACCACCGGCGTGCCCGAGTCGAAGATCCGGGTCATCGCCCCCGACGTCGGTGGTGGCTTCGGCGGCAAGCTCCAGACGACCCCCGAGGAGTGGATCGCCTGGGCCGTCGCGCGACGCCTGTCCAAGCCGGTGAAGTACACCGAGACCCGCAGCGAGAGCCTGCTGGCAGCCCACCACGGTCGCGACCAGGTGCAGACGCTGACGCTGGCGGCCGACAAGGACGGCAAGGTCACCGGGTTCAAGGTGCACCTCGACGCCGACCTGGGTGCCTACGTCGCGATCGTCGGCGGCGGTGTCCCCGTCCTCGGCGCCTTCATGTTCAACGCGATCTACAAGTTCCCCGCCTACCGCTTCGAGTGCCAGACCGTGC
It contains:
- a CDS encoding DUF7710 domain-containing protein is translated as MWSDQQIPRPSRVGPWCRRPVCERVFVKEEQAMESIGRHRLTGLRTEYPGGGGDRRLRRCDRRGLFRPSRDHHGTPEHVAQFSPGWTRHLHVFDGREDSS
- a CDS encoding XdhC family protein, producing the protein MRDVLPELMQWWEAGETIGVGTVVATFRSAPRPAGASMLVGPDETAVGSVSGGCVEGAVYELAQSVVASGEPVLERYGVSDDDAFAVGLTCGGILDVFVEQVSRETFPQLGEVAADIEAGRPVALATVIEHPDPAWLGRRMVIRPDVAADGSLGSPRADAAVHDDALGLLAAGTNATLTYGPDGERRGEGMRVFVWGFAPKPRMLVFGAIDFAAAVAKVGSFLGYHVTVCDARPVFATNSRFPGADEVVVDWPHRYLQAELDAGRIDRRTVLAVLTHDPKFDVPLLEVALRLDDDVRPGYIGAMGSRRTHDERLARLVEAGLGEDELSLLSSPIGLDLGARTPEETAVSIAAEIVARQWGGSGERLATTRGRIHHDD
- a CDS encoding AAA family ATPase, with the protein product MQGMDSAADVATRLGATGYLADDELATVVFLASRMQRPLLLEGEPGTGKTALAEALAQSLDLPLVRLQCYEGIDASQALYDWDFPRQILHLRALEAAGEVDSDEAEKSLYDERFLLSRPVLAALRQAPAVLLVDEVDRADDEFEAFLLEVLSTWQVTIPEFGTVTAPEPPLVVLTSNRTRELHDALKRRCLYHWIDHPGLEREVEIVRSRAPEVSEALARQVVGLVQQLRQRDDLLKPPGVAETLDWARALTYLGTAELDLASAAATLGALLKYREDADRVKAALDRMLSR
- the groL gene encoding chaperonin GroEL (60 kDa chaperone family; promotes refolding of misfolded polypeptides especially under stressful conditions; forms two stacked rings of heptamers to form a barrel-shaped 14mer; ends can be capped by GroES; misfolded proteins enter the barrel where they are refolded when GroES binds) produces the protein MPKLIAFNEEARRGLERGMNTLADAVKVTLGPKGRNVVLEKKWGAPTITNDGVSIAKEIELEDPYEKIGAELVKEVAKKTDDVAGDGTTTATVLAQAMVREGLRNVAAGANPMGLKRGIEAAVAAVSEQLLSMAKDVETKEQIASTASISAADTTVGEIIAEAMDKVGKEGVITVEESNTFGLDLELTEGMRFDKGYISAYFATDLERMEAVLEDPYVLIANSKVSTVKDLLPLLEKVMQSGKPLLIIAEDVDGEALSTLVVNKIKGTFRSVAVKAPGFGDRRKAMLQDIAILTGGQVISEEVGLKLDTAGLELLGQARKVVITKDETTIVEGAGDQGQIEGRVNQIRAEIEKSDSDYDREKLQERLAKLAGGVAVIKVGAATEVELKERKHRIEDAVRNAKAAVEEGIVAGGGVALVQAAATAFDKLDLVGDEATGANIVRVATSAPLKQIAINAGLEGGVVSEKVANLEPGHGLDAATGEYVDMIAEGIIDPAKVTRSALQNAASIAALFLTTEAVVADKPEKAPAMPGGDMGGMGGMDF
- a CDS encoding nucleotidyltransferase family protein, whose protein sequence is MTSVVGLLLAAGAGERFGGPKALARDADGTSWLLRSVHALRPCAEIVVVLGAEAARASALLPMSVSRIRCDDWAEGMGASLRSGLEAIAYTDHDAVLVSLVDLPDVGGAVVARVLDADHGRATLARAAYDGVPGHPVLLGRDHWAGVVETATGDRGARDYLATHDVELVECGDLATGADIDHR
- a CDS encoding vWA domain-containing protein, which translates into the protein MNAVLHEADEVLLGFTRALRAAGVPVTQDRAHGFLAAVAAVGADDRQATYWAGRATLCGSPDDLARHDEVFAAWFDPRDGLPRARPREASRPSTAQLLPDAEGAGGGDEAGEEDLVRARASEAEVLKHRDVATLDAAEKRRLASMFVRLSLRPPARRTARHQRWHRGELDASRTLRNSLRHLGEPGEIAWRRRGTRPRRVVLLVDVSGSMSPYADALLRLAHRLTQSARSVGGGVETFTVGTRLTHVTRALRSPDADRAIVAAGEVVPDWSGGTRLGETLRVFLDRWGQRGMARGAVVVVFSDGWERGDAELLGEQMARLKRVAHRVVWVNPHRGKAGYEPLQGGVVAALPHCDDFLAGHSLATFADLTEVISRA